AGAAATAAGGCGACATCGCCAGTAAGCATGCGCGATTCAATCAGGTTAGTGGCGACGGTAAGGTCTGATAACCCTTCCAACAGGCACTCTTCCAGCGTCCGCACGCTGTGGCCGACTTCCAGCTTGAGATCCCACATCAGCGTCAACAGTTCGCTGGTGCGTTGGGCGGCGGTTTCATCCAGCGGGCGACGGCTGAGGATCAACACATCAATGTCCGACAGCGGATGCAGCTCGCCGCGCCCATAACCGCCCACCGCCAGCAGGGCGATCTCTTTCATCTGATCAAAGCCGAAGAAACGCCATAAGCGACGCAACAACCGATCGATAAACAGGGTGCGCGCATCAATCAGGGATTCGACATCGGTACCGGCATCAAACGCGATCCCCATGTGCTGTTGAAACTGTTCGAGATAAAGTTTGAGTTTCTCGCGGGTTAGGGCTTCATCAGGCCAGCCAGCGGGTGAATCGGTCAGGCCCTTGTGTACTGCTTCGGTCACGCTACCACTCATCGACATCGTCTCTTCTTCGCGCCATTGACATAAAAAAGCCGACTCAAGGTCGGCCTGGTACTGTTGGGAAGAGATTTACGCGACGTTTTCCAGCACCGCAGGGAGGGTGTCGTCTTCACGCAGCGTCAGAATCTCACAGCCGTTCTCCGTCACCACAATAGTATGCTCGTACTGTGCGGACAAGCTGCGATCTTTGGTTTTCACGGTCCAGCCATCCTTCATGGTGCGGATGCGGTAATCACCGGCATTGACCATCGGTTCAACGGTGAAGGTCATACCGGCCTGCAACACCACGCCGCCATCATCAGCATCGTAATGCAACACTTGCGGCTCTTCGTGGAAACCTTTGCCAATGCCGTGGCCGCAATATTCGCGCACCACAGAGAAATCCTGTGCTTCCACATACTTCTGAATCGCACGCCCCAGTTCACGCAGACGAATACCGGGTTTCACCAGACGCAGCGCCAGATACAGGCTTTCCTGGGTCACGCGACACAGGCGCTCGCCCTGAATGGTCGGCTTGCCGACGATGAACATTTTCGAGGTGTCACCGTGATAGTCATCTTTAATCACCGTGACATCAATGTTGACGACATCGCCGTCTTTCAGCAGACGATCGTCGCTGGGGATACCGTGGCACACCACTTCATTAATCGAGATGCACACTGATTTCGGGAATCCGTGGTAGCCGAGACACGCGGAGATTGCCTGCTGTTGCCCGGTAATGTGCTCGTGGCACAGACGGTCCAGTTCGCCGGTTGAAATGCCCGGCACCACGTGCGGTGCGATCATTTCCAGCACTTCAGCCGCCAGGCGGCCAGCAACACGCATTTTTTCGATTTCTTCAGGAGTTTTTATTGAAATAGCCATTAAATTAATCCGCGGCTGTCGAAAAATTCGACAATAATTGAGTTCTGTGCAGTCATGTTAGCAGCAGGCATTTGGGCTGCCAAATCGGGAAGCGTCAAGCCATTTTCTGCTAACGACTATTGGCGTATTCCTGCGCATTGTGGTATAAAGCGCGCCGACGATTCTCTGTCAGCCCCAGGCTGGCAGGAAACGCATAAATCTCATTATGTGTACTAAAACACACATGTATCGACACGTACACCGGGGTGCCTCGTAAGAGGTCGGTTGTATGGGATACATGGAGGCCCAACCCCAATCAAACTTTAGAGGTAATCATGGCAACTGTTTCCATGCGCGACATGCTCAAGGCTGGTGTTCACTTCGGTCACCAGACCCGTTACTGGAACCCGAAAATGAAGCCGTTCATCTTCGGTGCGCGTAACAAAGTTCACATCATCAACCTTGAGAAAACTGTACCGATGTTCAACGAAGCCCTGGCTGAGCTGAACAAAATTTCTTCCCGTAAAGGTAAGATCCTGTTCGTCGGTACTAAGCGCGCTGCTGCCGAAGCGGTAAAAGAGTCTGCACTGAGCTGCGACCAGTTCTTCGTTAACCACCGCTGGTTGGGTGGCATGCTGACTAACTGGAAAACTGTTCGTCAGTCCATCAAACGCCTGAAAGATCTGGAAACTCAGTCTCAGGACGGTACTTTCGACAAACTGACCAAAAAAGAAGCGCTGATGCGCGCTCGTGAACTGGCCAAGCTGGAAAACAGCCTGGGCGGTATCAAAGATATGGGCGGTCTGCCGGACGCACTGTTCGTAGTTGATGCTGACCACGAGCACATTGCAATCAAAGAAGCAAACAACCTGGGTATTCCGGTATTTGCTA
The DNA window shown above is from Pantoea sp. At-9b and carries:
- the map gene encoding type I methionyl aminopeptidase, which encodes MAISIKTPEEIEKMRVAGRLAAEVLEMIAPHVVPGISTGELDRLCHEHITGQQQAISACLGYHGFPKSVCISINEVVCHGIPSDDRLLKDGDVVNIDVTVIKDDYHGDTSKMFIVGKPTIQGERLCRVTQESLYLALRLVKPGIRLRELGRAIQKYVEAQDFSVVREYCGHGIGKGFHEEPQVLHYDADDGGVVLQAGMTFTVEPMVNAGDYRIRTMKDGWTVKTKDRSLSAQYEHTIVVTENGCEILTLREDDTLPAVLENVA
- the rpsB gene encoding 30S ribosomal protein S2 → MATVSMRDMLKAGVHFGHQTRYWNPKMKPFIFGARNKVHIINLEKTVPMFNEALAELNKISSRKGKILFVGTKRAAAEAVKESALSCDQFFVNHRWLGGMLTNWKTVRQSIKRLKDLETQSQDGTFDKLTKKEALMRARELAKLENSLGGIKDMGGLPDALFVVDADHEHIAIKEANNLGIPVFAIVDTNSDPDGVDFVIPGNDDAIRAVSLYLTAVATTVREGRSQDLAEQAEDASLENA